The DNA segment CGAGGGAGGCCGCGACCCACTTCGCGATCTCGATGTCGAAGCCGGAGCGCTCCCCGGTCGCGGCGTCGAGGTAGCCCAGACCCGGCTGGTCCTCCTTGACGCCGATGGTGACCGTGTCGTCCGCCGTCATGGCGTCGAAGGTCGGGCTGCCCTCGAGGGTGACGTCGGTCGCGACCTCGTAGGCCGCTCCGCTCCCCTCGGAGCCGGAGTCCGAGCCGCCGCCGGTTCCGGAGTCACCGGCGCAGCCGGCGAGGGTGAGGGCCGCTGCGGCGAGTCCCGCGGTCATGAACATGAGCTTGGTGCGCATGATCGTCCTTCCTGGGGTGTGGCCCGCTGGAGCGGGCGATGTCCGGTCGCTCCCCGGGGTTCGGGGGGCGACCTGTCGAACGGCGGCCGAGGCGGGGTCCGCCCGCGGCGCCGGAGACCTAGTGGGTGATCAGCTTCGAGAGGAAGTCCTTGGCCCGGTCGGTCCGGGGGGCGGTGAAGAACGACTCGGGATCGGTGTCCTCGAGGATCTCGCCGTCGGACATGAAGACGACGCGGTGCGCGGCCTTGCGCGCGAAGCCCATCTCGTGGGTGACGACGATCATCGTCATCCCCTCCTCGGCGAGGCCGACCATCACGTCGAGGACCTCGTTGATCATCTCGGGGTCGAGCGCGGAGGTCGGCTCGTCGAAGAGCATCACCTTCGGCTTCATCGCGAGGGCGCGGGCGATGGCCACGCGCTGCTGCTGACCGCCGGAGAGCTGGGCGGGCGTCTTGCCCGCCTGGTGCCCGACGCCGACGCGGTCGAGCAGCGCCTGCGCCTCCGCCTCGGCGGCCTTGCGCGAGAGCTTGCGGACCTTGATCGGCCCGAGCGTGACGTTCTCGAGGATCGTCTTGTGCGCGAAGAGGTTGAAGGACTGGAAGACCATGCCGACGTCGGCGCGCAGGGCGGCGAGCCCCTTGCCCTCCTCCGGCAGCGTCTGACCGTCGATCGAGATCGTGCCGCCGGAGATGGTCTCCAGGCGGTTGATCGTGCGGCAGAGCGTGGACTTACCCGACCCGGAGGGACCGAGCACCACGACCACCTCGCCGCGGTTGATCGTCAGATCGATGTCCTTCAGCGCCTGGAACTCGCCGTAGTGCTTCTGGACCCCGTCGAGGACGACGAGGGGCTCGCGGGCGGCAGCGGACGATCGCCCGGCCTGGGAGGGTGCTTCCATTCCGTCAGAGAATCACACGGGCATGGGTGGGTCAAATCATGAGCGGATTCTTAACCAGAGCGCAACAACCGGGGCTCGCTCCCAGCCTCATACCATGCCGAGGTGGTCTTCTCTCAGTTCTGGCGTGAAACGTCTCAGAACTGCGCGTGAAGCGGCACGTCAGGAGCGGAGCGCGAAGGCGCTCTCGTAGAGGCAGACCGAGGCGGCGGTGGCGAGGTTGAGCGACTCCGCGGCGCCGTAGATCGGCACGGCCACGACGCCGTCCATCAGCTCGAGCGACTCGTCCTCGAGGCCGCGGGCCTCGTTGCCGAACACCCAGACCGTCGGCTGCGCGAGGTCGCCCCGGGCGCGCACGTCGAGCAGGCCCTCGCCCTTGACGTCGGCGGCGACGGCACGGAGGCCTGCGGAGCGCAGCCGCTGCAGCACGTCGGGCAGCTCGGCTCCGACCGCGACGGGCAGGTGGAACAGCGAGCCCGTGGTCGAGCGGACGACCTTGGGGTTGTAGAGGTCGACGGAGCGGCCGGTCAGCACGACAGCGTCGGCGCCCGCGGCGTCGGCCGCGCGGATGATCGTGCCGAGATTGCCCGGGTCGCGGACCTCCTCCAGCACGGCGACGAGGCGCGGCTCGGAGGCGACGACGTCCTTGAGCGAGGTCGGGAACTGCCGGCAGACGGCCACGAAGCCCTGCGGCGTGACGGTGTCGGCCATCGAGTCGAGGACGTCCTCGGTCACGTACTCGATCTCGACCTCGGCCTCCTCGGCCGCGGCGACGATCTCGGGGTGGCGCTCGAGCGCGGTGGGGGTCGCGAACGACTCCATCAGCAGCTCGGGGCGGTAGCGCAGCGCCTCGGACATCGCCTGCGGGCCCTCGAGGAGGAAGAGCCCCGACTCCTGCCGTGCCGGACGCCGGGTGAGCTTGGCGACGGAGCGGACACGGGGAGAACGGGGGTTGTCGAGCATGCGGCGAGCCTATCGGCGCACCGTCGCGGGGCCCGGTCGACACGTCGCCCGCCGGGAAGGCGACCTGCGGGAACGAGGTCCTGCGGGCACGAGGACCTGCCGGAACGACGTCCTGCGGGAACGACGAAGGGGGCCACGACTCTCGTCGTGACCCCCTTCGGGGAAGTGCTGCGGACTACGCGGCCTTCGGGGCCGAGGTGTCGGCCGGCAGTGCGGCCTTCGCGCTCGCCACGAGGGCGGTGAAGGTCGCGGGCTCGGTGATCGCGAGGTCAGCGAGGATGCGGCGGTCGACCTGGATGCCGGCCAGGGCGAGGCCCTGGATGAAGCGGTTGTAGGTCAGGCCGTTGGCGCGGGACGCGGCGTTGATGCGCTGGATCCAGAGGCGGCGGAACTCGCCCTTCTTCGCACGGCGGTCGCGGTACGAGTAGACGAGGGAGTGGGTGACCTGCTCCTTGGCCTTCCGGTACAGACGCGAGCGCTGGCCGCGGTAGCCCTTGGCGCGCTCGAGGATGACGCGACGCTTCTTGTGGGCGTTGACCGCCCTCTTGACTCTTGCCATTTCTCTTTCTTCCTTACGATCCGAGTCGGTTGTCGAGGACTACGACGGCAGCGGGCTGCCGCGGTGGTCGACTACAGGCCGAGAAGCTTCTTGGCGACCTTGGCGTCCTGCGGGGCGAGGACCTGGTCCTGGTTCAGGCGGCGGGTGCGGACGCTGGACTTCGACTCCAGGTTGTGACGCATGCCGGCCTGCTGCTTCATGAGCTTGCCGGAGCCCGTGACCTTGAAACGCTTCTTGGCACCCGAGTGGGTCTTCATCTTGGGCATGTTCTCTCCTTGTCGACGTCGCACGCGCACTCGGCGGGCGAAACTGGTGCCCCGCGAGCGGGGCGTCCACCGGCCCCGAGGACGGGGCGGCGAAGTATCAGACGGATTCGGACTCGGCCGATTCCTCTTCGGGGGTGTTGGCCTCGCGACGAGCGGCGCGGACGGCGTTCGCCTCGGCCTTCGCCTCGGACTTGTTCTTCAGCGGGCCGATGACCATCACCATGTTGCGACCGTCGATGGTCGGGGTGGACTCGACCTGGCCGAACTCGGACACGTCCTCCGCGAAGCGCTGCAGGAGCCGCACGCCCATCTCGGGGCGGGACTGCTCGCGACCGCGGAACAGGATCATGGCCTTGACCTTGTCGCCGGCCTTCAGGAAGCCCTCGGCGCGCTTGCGCTTGGTCTCGTAGTCGTGCTTGTCGATCTTCAGGCGGAAACGGACCTCCTTGAGGATCGTGTTCGCCTGGTTGCGACGGGCTTCCTTGAGCTTCTGGGCCTGCTCGTACTTGAACTTCCCGTAGTCCATGATCTTGGCGACGGGAGGCTTGGAGTTGGGAGCAACCTCGACCAGATCCAGGTCTGCGTCCTGCGCGAGTCGCAGGGCGACCTCGATTTTCACGACGCCGACCTGTTCTCCGGCGGGACCCACGAGGCGGACCTCGGGGACGCGGATTCGGTCGTTGGTACGGGGATCGCTGATTGCGTTTCTCCTCTGATCTCGGTGAGTTGCTGCTCTGCGGCCGGATTCTTCGTCCGGCGCATCCCGAGAGAGGTGATTCCCTGTGCGAAGCGCGTCTACCGCGCTGCGCTGCACCCTACGACGCGCTCCCCGAGACGTGTCTCGAGGACCGCAGCCCTGCCCCCGTTGCCGGAGGCGGAGTGCTTCTGACCCGGTAACCTAGTGAAGCGGTCAAGCGCGGGTGGGAGAATCTCCACTT comes from the Rathayibacter festucae DSM 15932 genome and includes:
- the rpmI gene encoding 50S ribosomal protein L35, whose translation is MPKMKTHSGAKKRFKVTGSGKLMKQQAGMRHNLESKSSVRTRRLNQDQVLAPQDAKVAKKLLGL
- a CDS encoding amino acid ABC transporter ATP-binding protein — translated: MEAPSQAGRSSAAAREPLVVLDGVQKHYGEFQALKDIDLTINRGEVVVVLGPSGSGKSTLCRTINRLETISGGTISIDGQTLPEEGKGLAALRADVGMVFQSFNLFAHKTILENVTLGPIKVRKLSRKAAEAEAQALLDRVGVGHQAGKTPAQLSGGQQQRVAIARALAMKPKVMLFDEPTSALDPEMINEVLDVMVGLAEEGMTMIVVTHEMGFARKAAHRVVFMSDGEILEDTDPESFFTAPRTDRAKDFLSKLITH
- the rplT gene encoding 50S ribosomal protein L20 is translated as MARVKRAVNAHKKRRVILERAKGYRGQRSRLYRKAKEQVTHSLVYSYRDRRAKKGEFRRLWIQRINAASRANGLTYNRFIQGLALAGIQVDRRILADLAITEPATFTALVASAKAALPADTSAPKAA
- the infC gene encoding translation initiation factor IF-3 codes for the protein MSDPRTNDRIRVPEVRLVGPAGEQVGVVKIEVALRLAQDADLDLVEVAPNSKPPVAKIMDYGKFKYEQAQKLKEARRNQANTILKEVRFRLKIDKHDYETKRKRAEGFLKAGDKVKAMILFRGREQSRPEMGVRLLQRFAEDVSEFGQVESTPTIDGRNMVMVIGPLKNKSEAKAEANAVRAARREANTPEEESAESESV
- a CDS encoding TrmH family RNA methyltransferase, with translation MLDNPRSPRVRSVAKLTRRPARQESGLFLLEGPQAMSEALRYRPELLMESFATPTALERHPEIVAAAEEAEVEIEYVTEDVLDSMADTVTPQGFVAVCRQFPTSLKDVVASEPRLVAVLEEVRDPGNLGTIIRAADAAGADAVVLTGRSVDLYNPKVVRSTTGSLFHLPVAVGAELPDVLQRLRSAGLRAVAADVKGEGLLDVRARGDLAQPTVWVFGNEARGLEDESLELMDGVVAVPIYGAAESLNLATAASVCLYESAFALRS